A portion of the Pseudoalteromonas luteoviolacea genome contains these proteins:
- a CDS encoding Grx4 family monothiol glutaredoxin yields METIDKIKQQIAENPILLYMKGSPKLPNCGFSSQASQALMACGEQFAYVDILLNPDIRAELPHYANWPTFPQLWVEGELIGGCDIIIEMFQKGELQPLITETAAKYKEEAAE; encoded by the coding sequence ATGGAAACCATTGATAAGATCAAACAGCAAATTGCAGAAAACCCAATTCTTCTATATATGAAGGGATCTCCAAAGTTACCTAACTGTGGTTTTTCTTCTCAAGCTTCACAGGCGTTGATGGCATGTGGAGAGCAATTTGCGTATGTAGATATCCTTTTAAACCCGGATATTCGTGCAGAGTTGCCACATTACGCAAACTGGCCGACGTTCCCGCAGCTTTGGGTAGAAGGTGAGTTAATTGGTGGTTGTGACATCATTATTGAAATGTTCCAAAAAGGCGAACTTCAACCTCTGATCACTGAGACCGCAGCTAAATATAAAGAAGAAGCCGCTGAATAA
- a CDS encoding YeaH/YhbH family protein — MAHFIDRRLNGKNKSTPNRQRFIRRYKKQIKEAVSDAINKRSVTDISSGESISIPQRDISEPVFHQGKGGNREHIHPGNDQFSTGDKIQRPPSGQGGGAGEGNASDQGEGQDDFVFSISKDEYLDLLFEDLELPNLQKSQLDKLVQMKTHRAGFCNDGMPSNLDIVRSLKGSIARRIAMTASKRNKLKELEAELEALLAEPVPPQHKIETLEAEIEILRRRIAAVPFIDNYDLRFRNYEKRPHPTSKAVMFCLMDVSGSMDQATKDMAKRFYILLYQFLTRTYKDIEVVYIRHHTQAKEVDEQEFFYSQETGGTIVSSALKLMDEIVAERYSQGDWNIYAAQASDGDNWADDSPHCTDILANKLLKVVRYYAYIEITTRAHQSLWREYQGLSAAYNNFAMQHIRSVEDIYPIFRELFKKNRQKQQGAA; from the coding sequence ATGGCACATTTCATCGATCGAAGATTGAACGGTAAAAATAAGAGTACGCCAAATAGGCAACGCTTCATTAGACGCTATAAAAAGCAAATTAAAGAAGCTGTGTCAGATGCTATTAATAAACGCAGTGTGACGGATATTAGTAGCGGCGAGAGTATATCGATACCGCAACGTGATATTAGTGAACCTGTGTTCCATCAAGGTAAAGGTGGAAACCGTGAGCATATACACCCTGGTAACGATCAGTTTAGTACTGGCGACAAGATACAGCGCCCTCCCTCTGGCCAAGGGGGAGGTGCTGGAGAGGGAAATGCCAGTGATCAAGGTGAGGGACAAGATGATTTTGTCTTTTCAATATCTAAAGATGAATATCTTGATCTTTTGTTTGAAGATTTGGAGTTACCCAATTTACAAAAGAGTCAACTTGATAAACTGGTACAAATGAAAACGCATCGAGCTGGATTTTGCAACGATGGCATGCCCAGTAATCTGGATATTGTTCGCTCGTTAAAAGGTTCTATTGCAAGACGTATAGCGATGACCGCCAGTAAGCGTAACAAGCTAAAGGAGCTCGAAGCAGAGCTTGAAGCGTTATTGGCTGAGCCGGTGCCACCACAACACAAAATAGAGACGCTTGAAGCAGAGATCGAAATCTTGAGAAGGCGCATTGCCGCTGTGCCATTCATTGACAATTACGATCTCAGATTTAGAAACTATGAAAAACGTCCACATCCCACCAGCAAAGCTGTCATGTTTTGTTTAATGGATGTATCTGGCTCAATGGACCAAGCAACTAAAGACATGGCAAAGCGTTTTTATATTTTGCTGTATCAGTTTTTGACTCGGACCTACAAAGACATTGAGGTTGTGTATATTCGTCACCATACACAAGCAAAAGAAGTGGATGAGCAAGAGTTTTTTTACTCTCAAGAAACTGGCGGTACCATAGTATCAAGCGCGTTAAAACTAATGGACGAAATCGTCGCGGAGAGGTACTCCCAAGGTGATTGGAACATTTATGCAGCACAAGCATCTGATGGGGACAATTGGGCAGATGACTCTCCTCACTGTACTGATATTCTTGCAAATAAGCTCCTTAAAGTGGTGCGTTATTACGCCTACATCGAGATCACAACAAGAGCACATCAGAGCCTTTGGAGAGAGTACCAAGGGTTATCTGCAGCCTATAACAATTTTGCTATGCAGCACATACGCTCAGTTGAAGATATTTACCCAATCTTTAGAGAGCTCTTTAAAAAGAACCGCCAAAAACAGCAAGGTGCAGCATAA
- the gltB gene encoding glutamate synthase large subunit yields the protein MLYDSALEKDNCGFGLIAHTQGQASHKLIRTAITGLDRMQHRGGIAADGKTGDGCGLLLQKPDSFFRAIAAENEWRLGKNYAVGMVFLNADDALAQSAKRIINEELEKETLSIVGWRVVPTQPDMLGPIAKSQLPQFEQVFVSAPEGWRPKDLERRLYVARRRIEKRITSDEQFYIASLSGLVTVYKGLMMPADLPNFYLDLADLRMTSAICVFHQRFSTNTQPKWPLAQPFRYLAHNGEINTIMGNRQWARARAYKFSSPLLPDLQMAAPFVNEAGSDSSSLDNILELFLAGGMDIFRAMRMLVPPAWQKNRAMDDDLRAFYDFNSMHMEPWDGPAGIVMSDGRFAACNLDRNGLRPARYVVTQDGFITVASEIGIWDYEADEVVEKGRVGPGELLVVDTLHGKIWQSSEIDQDLKARHPYRAWLEQNVQRLTPFEQLDEKDAGQRDFSEETLLTYQKQFGYSNEEVEQVISVMGANGQEATGSMGDDTPFAVLSQGTRSIYDYFRQKFAQVTNPPIDPLRENHVMSLATCIGREQNVFNETTGHAKRLQFDSPILTYSDIKQLTEADDAHYQVGKISLNYAPDEGLQSAIVRVCDEAQQKAASGCVMIVVSDRDIAKGQLQIPAAMAVGAIQQRLVNENLRCDSNIIVETGSARDPHQFAVLLGFGATAIYPYLAYETLVSLCDKGVIKKSYRDVTLAYRNAINKGLYKIMSKMGISTIASYRCSMLFEAVGLADDVVDLCFKGVVSRIKGADFSDFEAESKLLNQLAFSKRKLLSHGGLLKFVHGGEYHAYNPDVVQSLQVAVKSGKYEDYLKYADIVNNRPVTNLRDLLKLKSSLNAVSIEDVEPAEALYKRFDSAAMSIGALSPEAHEALAIAMNRLGGFSNSGEGGEDKLRFGNEKNSRIKQVASGRFGVTPHYLQSADVIQIKVAQGAKPGEGGQLPGEKVTPYIAKLRYSVPGVTLISPPPHHDIYSIEDLAQLIFDLKQVNPKAMISVKLVSEPGVGTIATGVAKAYADLITIAGYDGGTGASPLTSVKYAGCPWELGLAETQQALVENGLRHRIRLQTDGGLKTGLDIIKAAILGAESFGFGTGPMVALGCKYLRICHLNNCATGVATQDDTLRQRHYHGLPEMAMNYFKFIAQEARELMATLGVTKLTDLIGRTDLLEVIEGKTSKQQKLDLSPILAKPNNPSNQTLYCSAENTSHYSGALNESLLNKSQQAIDDKSGTSLVSRIKNTDRSVGAMLSGYIANLYGNQGMAADPVAIELHGTAGQSFGVWNAGGLELTLVGDANDYVGKGMAGGKLVIRPPLGSSFKSHQATIAGNTCLYGATGGKLFAAGKVGERFAVRNSGVHAVVEGLGDNGCEYMTGGVVCVLGQIGVNFGAGMTGGFAYVLDEEYDMDKRFNPELVEVLTLDNLPSHQEHLRGMIAEHLECTGSDRAEQVLANFELYVPMFKLVKPKSSDVKSLLGHRARSSAELRVQAQ from the coding sequence ATGTTATACGACTCGGCATTAGAAAAAGATAACTGCGGGTTTGGTCTGATTGCACATACACAAGGCCAAGCAAGCCATAAATTAATACGTACAGCGATCACGGGTCTTGATCGTATGCAGCACCGAGGTGGGATCGCTGCAGATGGTAAAACAGGTGATGGCTGTGGTTTATTACTGCAAAAGCCGGATAGCTTTTTTCGTGCAATCGCAGCTGAAAATGAATGGCGATTAGGCAAAAACTATGCCGTTGGCATGGTTTTCCTAAACGCTGATGATGCGTTGGCACAGTCTGCCAAACGCATTATTAACGAAGAATTAGAAAAAGAAACGCTGAGTATCGTTGGTTGGCGAGTTGTGCCTACTCAACCCGATATGTTGGGACCAATAGCTAAATCACAACTACCGCAGTTTGAACAAGTGTTTGTCAGCGCGCCCGAAGGCTGGCGACCAAAAGATCTAGAACGTCGTTTATATGTCGCAAGACGGCGAATCGAAAAACGCATCACCTCAGATGAGCAGTTCTATATTGCTAGCTTATCGGGACTGGTTACCGTGTATAAAGGTCTTATGATGCCTGCAGATTTACCAAACTTTTATTTAGATTTGGCTGATTTGCGTATGACCAGCGCCATTTGTGTTTTTCACCAGCGATTTTCAACAAATACCCAGCCGAAGTGGCCATTAGCACAACCATTTCGTTATTTGGCACATAATGGTGAAATCAATACCATCATGGGTAACCGGCAGTGGGCAAGGGCTCGTGCGTACAAATTCTCATCGCCTTTACTACCTGATTTGCAAATGGCAGCGCCTTTTGTCAATGAAGCAGGTTCTGATTCATCCAGCTTAGATAATATTCTAGAGCTATTTTTAGCAGGTGGTATGGATATTTTCCGTGCTATGCGTATGTTAGTGCCACCTGCATGGCAAAAAAACCGTGCTATGGATGATGACCTTCGTGCATTCTATGATTTTAACTCAATGCACATGGAACCTTGGGATGGACCTGCGGGTATTGTGATGTCAGATGGCCGCTTTGCAGCATGTAATCTTGATAGGAATGGGTTACGACCTGCGCGTTATGTGGTTACACAAGACGGTTTTATCACAGTCGCTTCAGAGATTGGGATTTGGGACTACGAAGCCGATGAAGTAGTTGAGAAAGGTCGAGTAGGGCCTGGTGAGCTGCTGGTCGTTGATACGCTGCATGGTAAAATTTGGCAATCTTCAGAGATAGATCAGGATCTTAAAGCAAGGCACCCTTATAGAGCTTGGCTTGAACAAAACGTTCAGCGCTTAACGCCGTTTGAGCAGCTTGACGAAAAAGATGCAGGGCAAAGAGACTTTTCTGAGGAAACATTACTGACCTATCAAAAACAATTTGGTTACAGTAATGAAGAAGTCGAGCAGGTGATAAGCGTAATGGGCGCTAATGGTCAAGAGGCCACTGGTTCAATGGGAGATGACACACCATTTGCTGTGCTCTCGCAAGGTACGCGTTCAATATATGACTATTTTAGACAAAAGTTCGCGCAAGTAACTAACCCGCCAATTGATCCATTACGTGAAAATCACGTGATGTCACTGGCAACATGTATCGGTCGTGAGCAAAACGTATTTAATGAGACCACAGGTCACGCGAAGCGATTGCAGTTTGACTCACCCATCTTGACGTATTCGGATATCAAGCAACTTACAGAAGCAGATGACGCTCACTATCAAGTTGGTAAAATAAGCCTTAATTATGCACCAGACGAAGGCTTGCAAAGTGCCATTGTGCGAGTGTGTGATGAGGCTCAGCAAAAAGCCGCTAGTGGCTGTGTGATGATAGTGGTGAGCGATAGAGATATTGCTAAAGGCCAATTGCAAATACCCGCCGCCATGGCAGTAGGTGCAATTCAACAGCGTTTAGTGAATGAGAACCTGCGTTGCGACTCTAATATAATTGTGGAGACGGGCAGTGCGCGTGACCCGCATCAATTTGCTGTACTACTAGGCTTTGGTGCCACCGCAATTTACCCTTACTTGGCCTACGAAACGCTCGTTTCCCTATGTGATAAAGGTGTGATTAAAAAATCATACCGAGATGTGACGCTTGCTTATCGCAATGCAATAAACAAAGGCCTGTATAAAATCATGTCTAAAATGGGCATTAGCACCATTGCGTCATATCGGTGCTCCATGTTGTTTGAAGCAGTGGGTCTTGCTGATGATGTTGTCGACCTGTGCTTTAAGGGAGTGGTGAGCCGCATAAAAGGCGCAGACTTTAGTGATTTTGAGGCTGAGAGCAAGCTATTAAACCAATTGGCGTTCAGTAAACGTAAACTATTGAGCCATGGTGGATTACTTAAATTTGTGCACGGTGGTGAATACCATGCTTACAATCCTGATGTGGTGCAATCACTACAAGTGGCTGTTAAGTCAGGTAAATACGAAGATTATTTAAAATACGCAGATATTGTTAATAATCGACCTGTCACTAATTTAAGAGATTTATTGAAATTAAAGTCTTCGCTCAACGCGGTTTCAATTGAAGATGTGGAGCCGGCAGAAGCTTTGTATAAGCGTTTTGACTCTGCTGCAATGAGTATTGGTGCGCTTTCTCCTGAAGCGCACGAGGCACTGGCAATCGCGATGAACCGTTTAGGCGGCTTTTCAAACTCTGGTGAAGGCGGTGAGGATAAGCTGCGATTTGGCAACGAGAAAAACTCTCGTATCAAACAGGTTGCCTCAGGTCGGTTTGGCGTCACACCACATTATTTGCAAAGTGCTGATGTGATCCAGATAAAAGTAGCGCAGGGTGCAAAACCAGGCGAGGGTGGACAACTACCGGGTGAAAAAGTCACGCCATATATAGCAAAACTCAGGTATTCGGTACCTGGCGTCACTTTGATTTCACCACCACCTCATCATGATATTTATTCCATTGAAGATTTAGCTCAGCTTATTTTCGATTTGAAGCAGGTTAACCCTAAGGCGATGATCTCGGTGAAGTTAGTCTCAGAGCCTGGTGTTGGCACTATCGCAACTGGTGTAGCTAAGGCATATGCTGACCTGATCACCATTGCAGGTTATGACGGTGGTACAGGTGCAAGCCCGCTTACATCTGTTAAATATGCAGGTTGTCCATGGGAGCTAGGTCTTGCAGAAACGCAGCAAGCGCTGGTTGAAAATGGGCTACGTCATCGGATCCGTTTGCAGACTGATGGAGGGCTGAAAACGGGCCTAGACATCATCAAAGCCGCTATCTTAGGTGCAGAGAGCTTTGGCTTTGGTACTGGTCCTATGGTTGCACTAGGTTGTAAGTACTTACGTATCTGTCACTTAAACAATTGCGCTACAGGTGTCGCAACACAGGATGATACGTTGCGTCAGCGTCATTATCATGGTTTACCAGAGATGGCGATGAATTACTTTAAGTTTATTGCACAGGAAGCGCGAGAATTAATGGCTACCTTAGGTGTGACTAAACTTACGGACTTAATTGGTCGCACTGATCTGCTGGAAGTAATAGAAGGCAAGACGAGTAAGCAACAAAAACTAGACTTGTCACCAATTTTGGCGAAACCGAACAACCCAAGCAATCAAACTTTGTACTGTAGTGCTGAAAATACGTCGCATTATTCTGGCGCGTTAAACGAGTCTTTGTTGAATAAGTCCCAACAAGCCATTGATGATAAAAGTGGTACATCGCTAGTTAGCCGAATTAAAAACACAGATCGGTCTGTGGGTGCGATGCTGTCAGGGTACATTGCTAACTTATACGGAAATCAGGGAATGGCAGCAGATCCAGTGGCAATTGAGCTGCATGGTACGGCAGGGCAGTCATTCGGTGTGTGGAATGCTGGTGGTTTGGAGTTAACCCTTGTTGGTGATGCAAATGACTATGTCGGCAAGGGTATGGCAGGTGGTAAGTTGGTAATAAGGCCACCACTTGGTTCTAGCTTTAAGTCTCATCAAGCGACGATAGCAGGGAATACCTGTTTATATGGTGCAACGGGCGGAAAGTTATTTGCTGCAGGAAAAGTGGGTGAGCGTTTCGCTGTACGTAACTCTGGTGTGCATGCTGTCGTTGAGGGCTTAGGTGATAATGGCTGTGAGTATATGACAGGTGGTGTAGTGTGTGTACTTGGTCAAATTGGTGTGAACTTTGGCGCCGGTATGACAGGGGGCTTTGCTTACGTTTTAGACGAAGAATACGATATGGATAAACGCTTTAATCCAGAATTAGTTGAGGTATTAACGTTAGATAACTTGCCTTCTCATCAAGAGCATTTAAGAGGCATGATTGCTGAGCATTTGGAGTGCACTGGTTCTGATAGGGCTGAGCAAGTACTTGCTAACTTTGAATTGTATGTACCTATGTTTAAGTTAGTGAAACCTAAGTCAAGTGATGTAAAGAGCTTGCTTGGACATCGAGCGCGCAGTAGTGCAGAACTTAGAGTACAGGCGCAGTAA
- a CDS encoding superoxide dismutase — translation MAFELPSLPYAIDALEPHISKETLEFHHGKHHNTYVVKLNGLVEGTDFANKTLEEVIVSSEGGVFNNAAQIWNHTFYWHSLAPNGGGEAKGKVAELIDAKWGSFAAFQDAFNDKAVNNFGSSWTWLVQLADGSLDIVNTSNAETPLTLDGVTPLLTVDLWEHAYYIDYRNVRPEYLKGFWSLVNWDFANQNLA, via the coding sequence ATGGCTTTTGAACTACCGTCACTTCCTTATGCTATCGATGCATTAGAGCCACATATTTCTAAAGAAACTTTAGAATTCCACCATGGCAAACACCACAACACATACGTTGTTAAGCTGAATGGCCTAGTAGAAGGTACTGACTTTGCAAACAAAACTTTAGAAGAAGTTATTGTTAGCTCTGAAGGTGGCGTATTTAATAATGCTGCACAAATCTGGAACCACACTTTCTACTGGCACAGCCTTGCGCCAAATGGTGGTGGCGAAGCTAAGGGTAAAGTAGCAGAACTGATTGACGCAAAATGGGGCTCATTTGCGGCATTCCAAGACGCTTTCAACGACAAAGCAGTAAATAACTTCGGTTCAAGCTGGACTTGGTTAGTGCAACTAGCTGATGGTTCATTGGACATCGTTAATACATCAAATGCAGAAACTCCGTTGACACTAGATGGTGTAACACCACTTCTAACTGTTGACCTTTGGGAGCACGCTTACTATATCGATTACCGCAATGTTCGCCCAGAATACCTAAAAGGTTTCTGGTCGCTTGTAAACTGGGATTTTGCTAACCAAAATCTAGCTTAA
- a CDS encoding PrkA family serine protein kinase: MTIFEHYQSRYEAAKEEEFTIAEFLEICKEDKAAYASAPERLLMAIGEPEMIDTSTDARLSRLFSNRVIARYPAFNEFYGMEDAIEQIVSYLKHAAQGLEECKQVLYLLGPVGGGKSSIAEKLKYLMQQVPVYAIKDSPVNDHPLSLFNPQEDGELLEKEYGISKRYLKTVMSPWATKRLHEYNGDISKFKVVKRYPSILDQVAIAKTEPGDENNQDISALVGKVDIRKLEHFAQNDPDAYAYSGALCLANQGLMEFVEMFKAPIKVLHPLLTATQEGNYNGTEGISALPFNGIILAHSNESEWQTFKNNKNNEAFLDRVFIVKVPYCLRVSEEVKIYKKLLENSELNEAQCAPGTLETLAKFSSLSRIKEPENSSIYSKMRVYDGESLKDTDPKAKSYQEYRDYAGVDEGMNGLSTRFAFKILSRVFNFDHAEVAANPVHLFYVLEQQIEREQFSAEVQERYLSHLKGYLIPQYVEFIGKELQTAYLESYSEYGQNIFDRYVTYADFWIQDQEYRDPDTGQLFDRAALNAELEKIEKPAGISNPKDFRNEIVNFVLRARAHHNGDNPVWTSYEKLRTVIEKKMFSNTEDLLPVISFNAKTSAEDQKKHEDFVNRMMEKGYTQKQVRLLSEWYLRVRKSQ, translated from the coding sequence ATGACAATATTTGAGCATTACCAATCCCGATACGAAGCAGCAAAAGAAGAAGAATTCACAATTGCTGAATTTCTTGAGATCTGTAAAGAGGATAAGGCTGCTTACGCCAGTGCGCCTGAACGGTTGCTCATGGCGATCGGTGAGCCAGAGATGATCGACACATCAACAGATGCAAGACTGAGTCGACTCTTTTCAAACCGTGTGATAGCACGTTATCCCGCTTTTAACGAATTTTATGGTATGGAGGACGCCATTGAACAAATTGTTTCGTACTTAAAACACGCCGCTCAAGGCTTGGAAGAGTGCAAACAAGTTTTATATTTACTCGGCCCAGTTGGTGGGGGTAAATCTTCTATTGCCGAAAAACTTAAGTATTTAATGCAACAGGTACCTGTTTATGCAATTAAAGACTCTCCTGTTAACGACCATCCTCTAAGTCTATTCAACCCTCAAGAGGATGGTGAGTTATTGGAAAAAGAGTATGGTATTTCAAAACGTTACCTAAAAACGGTTATGTCACCTTGGGCTACCAAGCGATTACACGAATACAACGGCGATATCAGTAAGTTCAAAGTTGTAAAACGTTACCCTTCGATACTCGATCAAGTTGCAATTGCCAAGACAGAACCAGGCGATGAAAATAATCAGGATATTTCTGCACTGGTAGGTAAAGTAGACATCCGCAAACTTGAACATTTTGCGCAAAATGATCCAGATGCTTATGCCTATTCTGGGGCGCTTTGTTTAGCAAACCAAGGCCTAATGGAATTTGTCGAGATGTTCAAAGCACCTATCAAAGTGCTGCACCCACTATTGACGGCAACACAGGAAGGTAATTACAACGGTACAGAAGGCATATCAGCGTTACCATTTAATGGCATTATTCTCGCACACTCCAACGAGTCTGAATGGCAAACCTTCAAAAATAATAAGAACAACGAAGCATTTTTGGACAGGGTATTTATCGTAAAAGTACCTTATTGCCTAAGAGTGTCTGAAGAAGTGAAAATTTATAAGAAACTGCTTGAAAACAGTGAACTGAATGAAGCTCAATGCGCCCCAGGCACGTTAGAAACGCTGGCTAAGTTTTCATCTTTATCACGTATTAAAGAGCCTGAGAACTCTAGTATCTATTCAAAAATGCGTGTCTACGATGGTGAGAGCTTAAAAGATACCGATCCGAAAGCGAAGTCTTATCAAGAGTATCGTGACTATGCAGGTGTTGATGAAGGTATGAATGGCCTGTCGACGCGCTTTGCCTTTAAGATTTTATCTCGCGTGTTTAACTTTGATCATGCAGAAGTCGCTGCCAACCCAGTACATTTGTTTTACGTGTTGGAGCAGCAGATTGAGCGCGAACAATTTAGCGCAGAGGTGCAAGAGCGGTATTTGAGTCATCTAAAAGGCTATTTAATCCCCCAATATGTAGAGTTTATAGGGAAAGAATTGCAGACAGCGTACCTAGAGTCTTATTCAGAGTACGGTCAAAATATTTTCGACCGTTATGTCACGTATGCTGATTTTTGGATCCAAGATCAAGAATATCGAGATCCAGATACTGGTCAACTTTTCGACAGAGCAGCACTTAATGCAGAACTCGAAAAAATCGAAAAACCAGCGGGCATCTCAAACCCGAAAGATTTCCGAAATGAAATCGTCAATTTTGTTCTAAGAGCCCGCGCACACCACAACGGTGATAACCCAGTGTGGACCAGCTACGAAAAACTCAGAACAGTTATTGAGAAGAAAATGTTCTCAAACACCGAAGACTTGCTACCAGTTATTTCATTCAATGCCAAAACATCGGCAGAAGATCAGAAAAAACATGAAGACTTTGTCAATCGAATGATGGAAAAAGGATATACCCAGAAGCAAGTGCGGTTGCTTTCTGAATGGTATTTAAGAGTTCGGAAGTCACAGTAA
- a CDS encoding SpoVR family protein yields MTYNPLNDGPDWTFERLEMYQAEIARVAEHYRLDTYPNQIEVITAEQMMDAYSSVGMPIGYAHWSYGKKFIQTEQNYKRGQMGLAYEIVINSDPCIAYLMEENTLPMQALVMAHACYGHNSFFKGNYLFKTWTDASSIIDYLVFAKNYVAECEQKYGIEEVENLLDSCHALMNYGVDRYKRPQQISLFEEQKRQKEREDYLQSQVNELWKTIPTSKQEDTEDLPQFPSEPQENILYFIEKNAPLLESWQREIIRIVRKISQYFYPQRQTQVMNEGWATFWHYTILNHLYDEGKLSDAFMLEFLQSHTNVVYQPPYNSKFYSGINPYALGFNMMVDIRRICENPTAEDKEWFPEFAGKDWLDTLHFAMENFKDESFVSQFLSPKIIRDFKLFTILDKESSPHLEVKAIHDEAGYQKVRNSLSAHYNLSNNEPNIQVYKVDVRGDRSLTLRYVPQDKIPLAESKIEVLKHLYRLWGFEVRLEQVEDDGSINMLGQCPPASSEND; encoded by the coding sequence ATGACCTATAACCCTTTGAATGACGGTCCAGATTGGACTTTTGAAAGATTAGAAATGTATCAAGCCGAGATTGCTCGAGTTGCTGAGCACTATCGACTTGATACCTACCCTAATCAGATAGAAGTAATTACCGCCGAGCAGATGATGGACGCCTACTCCAGTGTGGGCATGCCCATTGGTTACGCACATTGGTCTTACGGCAAAAAGTTCATTCAAACTGAACAAAATTACAAACGCGGTCAAATGGGGCTTGCATATGAAATTGTAATTAACTCAGATCCCTGTATTGCTTATTTGATGGAAGAAAACACCTTGCCAATGCAGGCATTGGTGATGGCACATGCTTGTTATGGACATAATTCTTTTTTCAAAGGCAACTACTTATTTAAAACATGGACCGATGCCTCTTCAATAATCGACTACTTGGTGTTTGCCAAAAACTACGTCGCAGAGTGTGAGCAAAAGTATGGCATTGAAGAAGTAGAAAATTTATTAGATTCATGTCATGCATTAATGAATTATGGTGTTGATCGGTACAAACGTCCACAGCAAATCTCTTTATTTGAAGAGCAAAAACGTCAAAAAGAGCGCGAGGACTACCTACAATCACAAGTTAATGAGCTATGGAAAACAATTCCAACAAGCAAGCAGGAGGATACTGAAGATTTACCTCAGTTCCCATCAGAACCACAAGAGAATATATTGTATTTCATAGAAAAAAATGCACCTTTATTAGAATCGTGGCAGCGAGAAATAATTAGGATCGTAAGAAAGATCTCGCAGTATTTTTACCCACAAAGGCAGACTCAAGTCATGAATGAGGGTTGGGCTACTTTTTGGCACTACACCATTCTTAATCATTTATATGATGAGGGTAAATTAAGTGATGCATTTATGCTGGAGTTTTTACAAAGCCATACCAATGTCGTCTACCAACCCCCTTATAACAGCAAATTTTATTCGGGTATAAACCCCTATGCGCTTGGCTTTAATATGATGGTTGATATTAGACGTATTTGCGAAAACCCTACAGCAGAAGACAAAGAGTGGTTTCCTGAGTTTGCCGGTAAAGACTGGCTAGATACACTGCATTTCGCGATGGAAAATTTTAAAGACGAAAGTTTCGTTAGCCAGTTTTTATCGCCGAAAATAATTCGCGACTTCAAGTTATTTACGATATTAGATAAGGAGTCTTCTCCTCACCTTGAGGTGAAAGCAATTCATGATGAAGCCGGTTATCAGAAAGTAAGAAATAGTCTATCTGCGCACTATAACCTCAGCAATAACGAGCCGAATATTCAAGTGTACAAAGTGGATGTACGAGGAGACAGGTCCCTAACATTAAGATATGTCCCTCAAGACAAGATCCCTCTAGCTGAATCGAAGATAGAGGTACTCAAGCATTTATACAGGCTCTGGGGCTTTGAGGTAAGGCTTGAACAAGTAGAAGATGATGGCAGTATTAATATGCTTGGCCAATGCCCTCCAGCAAGCTCTGAGAACGACTAA